In Tepidimicrobium xylanilyticum, one DNA window encodes the following:
- a CDS encoding tripartite tricarboxylate transporter permease, which produces MTIELIIQGFVVAFLGGLIFSIIGIIPGTDETATMVPITLVLVLLGLNPLVLFSWTIGVIVAMQITHTIPTSMAALPGSTIAVPMVYYSSIAKRLGIPHIGMRKMAAGSLIGSFIALPISIIFAYFLAPLGDVVKPYIGLIFTIGAIIIAYMSSAKWAAIISLIPYSFLIQGLQRIAVETVDKTLFISIFMGITIGPMISELFNVFVPKVRSKQRKDKPNEIWLAPDIKENYGYYPNPLRFFTRKQRRSVILASLVSSCMFTFSPVGTTVLFGELISGRKKELYDKITTTLGVQDAVSNATYIGGLIIPLLAFGLPLSPVALGPAAPLFNAPPVFTIEPIHNLHNYLSFRDYIVFGLIGIIGGSLLAYPISIRKARVWTEIMLKKISHEALIGSFLGLIFMLAFYEAGIMGIIIALSIGLFGGILHNLFDIHTGVQFMAYYASSWIVSQLISLSVLIK; this is translated from the coding sequence ATGACTATAGAATTAATAATACAAGGCTTTGTAGTGGCCTTTTTAGGAGGACTTATATTTTCAATCATAGGCATAATTCCTGGTACTGATGAAACAGCTACTATGGTCCCGATTACATTGGTATTGGTTTTACTGGGCTTAAATCCTTTGGTGTTATTCTCCTGGACCATTGGAGTAATTGTAGCTATGCAAATCACCCATACTATACCAACCTCCATGGCAGCCTTGCCCGGTAGTACCATAGCCGTCCCCATGGTATACTATAGTTCAATTGCAAAAAGGTTAGGAATTCCTCATATAGGAATGAGAAAGATGGCAGCTGGATCATTAATAGGTTCTTTTATTGCACTGCCGATATCAATAATATTTGCATATTTTCTCGCACCCTTAGGAGATGTTGTAAAGCCCTATATTGGACTAATCTTCACTATAGGAGCAATTATAATAGCCTATATGTCAAGTGCTAAATGGGCAGCGATTATTTCACTAATACCATATTCTTTCTTAATACAAGGACTGCAGCGTATAGCTGTGGAAACAGTAGATAAGACTTTATTCATATCCATCTTTATGGGCATAACCATAGGTCCCATGATTTCAGAACTGTTCAATGTATTTGTACCTAAGGTGAGAAGCAAACAAAGGAAAGATAAGCCCAATGAGATTTGGCTTGCTCCCGATATTAAAGAGAATTATGGATATTATCCAAATCCATTAAGATTCTTTACAAGGAAACAGAGAAGAAGCGTAATTCTTGCATCGCTAGTAAGTTCGTGTATGTTTACCTTTTCACCAGTAGGTACCACCGTATTGTTTGGAGAATTAATTTCCGGTAGGAAGAAAGAATTATATGATAAGATAACTACCACTTTAGGGGTACAAGATGCAGTAAGCAATGCCACCTACATTGGAGGTTTGATAATCCCTCTATTAGCCTTTGGACTACCATTAAGTCCTGTAGCCTTAGGGCCAGCAGCCCCCTTATTCAATGCACCACCAGTTTTCACAATAGAGCCTATCCACAACCTTCATAACTATTTAAGCTTTAGGGATTATATTGTTTTTGGTCTTATAGGTATAATTGGTGGTTCTTTATTAGCCTATCCAATATCTATACGAAAGGCCCGAGTTTGGACGGAGATAATGTTAAAAAAAATCAGTCATGAAGCATTAATAGGTTCATTTTTGGGATTAATATTCATGCTTGCATTTTACGAAGCAGGAATAATGGGGATAATAATTGCTTTATCCATTGGATTATTTGGTGGAATACTACACAATCTATTCGATATTCATACTGGAGTTCAATTCATGGCCTATTATGCTTCCAGTTGGATAGTAAGCCAATTAATATCCCTATCTGTGCTGATAAAATAG
- a CDS encoding AI-2E family transporter: MKVNWNTKYTTIAVYAFIVVVLSIIFYLIVSEVSLFKIQVNKYLSIFQPIIIGFVMAYIFNFILEFFETVLLSKIFTAEKHRKIKRIVGIVLTYLVVALLFYLFLKFVLPQLISSIMGLVNDIPGYFTAITNKIGEITNDFYIGEEYYDIILAKWNEFVEYILRFATDLVPKLGYLTKAIISSIWNIALGIIISIYLLLDKERFKALSKKMILSIFSEKNANRIMVLVNRIDHIFGRFLSGKILDSLIIGVLTFIVLKIVKMPYVILVSFIVGITNIIPFFGPFIGAIPSFFIIFFVSPVKGFWFLLIILIIQQIDGNIIGPKILGDSLGISAFWILFSLLVAGKILGFVGMIIGVPLFVFIYSIIKDIVEYRLEKKELPRDTKEYY; this comes from the coding sequence ATGAAGGTAAACTGGAATACCAAATATACAACAATAGCGGTTTATGCCTTTATCGTAGTCGTATTAAGCATTATTTTTTATTTGATTGTATCTGAGGTAAGTTTATTTAAGATTCAAGTAAACAAATATTTAAGCATATTCCAACCAATTATAATAGGATTTGTAATGGCTTATATATTCAATTTTATATTAGAATTTTTTGAAACAGTCCTATTATCCAAGATATTTACCGCTGAGAAACACAGAAAGATAAAGAGGATTGTAGGAATCGTATTAACCTATTTAGTTGTTGCTTTATTATTCTACCTATTTTTAAAATTTGTGCTGCCCCAGCTAATATCCTCTATTATGGGATTAGTCAATGATATACCTGGCTACTTTACAGCTATAACCAATAAAATTGGAGAAATTACTAATGATTTCTATATAGGGGAAGAGTACTACGATATTATTCTCGCCAAATGGAATGAGTTTGTTGAATATATATTAAGATTTGCGACTGATTTAGTGCCAAAGCTTGGCTATTTAACTAAGGCAATAATTTCCAGCATATGGAATATAGCGTTGGGGATAATCATTTCCATATATCTATTATTAGACAAGGAAAGGTTTAAGGCTTTAAGCAAAAAGATGATACTTTCCATTTTTTCAGAGAAGAATGCAAATAGAATAATGGTGCTGGTAAATAGAATTGATCATATATTTGGCAGATTTTTAAGCGGCAAGATATTGGATTCATTAATAATAGGGGTGTTGACCTTTATAGTATTGAAAATAGTAAAGATGCCTTACGTTATTTTAGTATCCTTTATAGTTGGAATAACTAATATAATTCCTTTTTTTGGACCTTTTATTGGAGCCATACCTTCCTTCTTCATAATATTTTTTGTTTCACCTGTGAAGGGGTTTTGGTTTTTACTCATAATATTAATAATACAACAGATCGATGGTAATATTATAGGTCCGAAAATATTAGGAGATTCCCTTGGTATTTCAGCATTTTGGATCCTCTTTTCCCTTCTAGTGGCAGGAAAGATATTAGGATTTGTTGGAATGATAATAGGTGTACCGTTATTTGTATTCATTTATTCCATAATAAAGGATATAGTAGAATATAGATTAGAAAAAAAGGAGCTACCTAGGGATACAAAGGAATATTACTAA
- a CDS encoding ABC transporter ATP-binding protein gives MNNIVFKLNNIGKVYNENEKNELTVIKNLNLEIKENEFLCIVGPSGCGKSTLLRILAGLELPTEGEIYYRGRVLKKPTKDIGMVFQNYSLMPWLSVEENIALGLKFQSISKEKQKKIVDEYLEMIGLTKFRTSKPYELSGGMQQRVAIARSLANNPDVLLMDEPFGALDAYTRIQLQKELLRIWEKHKKTIVFITHSVDEAVYLADRIILMSKNKGAIEVDIQVDIPRIRDRANPRYAELNQQLLDALEDLNKVE, from the coding sequence ATGAACAATATAGTTTTTAAACTTAATAATATTGGAAAAGTTTATAATGAAAATGAAAAAAATGAACTGACAGTAATTAAAAATCTTAATTTAGAAATTAAGGAAAATGAATTTTTATGTATAGTAGGACCTTCAGGCTGTGGAAAGTCTACTTTGTTGAGAATTTTAGCAGGTTTGGAATTACCAACTGAAGGAGAAATTTATTATAGAGGTAGAGTACTAAAAAAACCAACCAAAGATATTGGCATGGTATTTCAAAATTACTCACTTATGCCTTGGTTAAGCGTTGAAGAAAATATTGCTTTAGGCTTAAAATTTCAAAGCATATCCAAAGAAAAGCAGAAGAAGATAGTGGACGAATATTTGGAAATGATAGGTTTAACTAAATTTAGGACTTCAAAACCATATGAACTTTCTGGAGGTATGCAACAAAGAGTTGCAATAGCAAGATCACTTGCTAATAATCCAGATGTATTGTTAATGGACGAGCCCTTTGGAGCTTTAGATGCTTATACAAGAATACAGTTACAAAAAGAACTATTGAGAATATGGGAGAAACATAAAAAAACAATAGTTTTTATAACACACAGTGTTGATGAAGCAGTATATTTAGCAGACAGAATAATTCTAATGAGTAAAAATAAAGGGGCTATTGAAGTAGATATCCAAGTAGATATCCCAAGGATAAGAGATAGGGCAAATCCAAGGTATGCTGAATTAAATCAGCAATTATTAGATGCATTAGAGGATTTAAATAAGGTTGAATGA
- the nfsA gene encoding oxygen-insensitive NADPH nitroreductase: MKLCKNFAKELITISNTTIELLKNHVSIRKFKDKDIDKNMIDTIIECAQMAPTSNNLQTYTIIEVRDKKKKEDLSKIAGNQPWVAEAPVVLLFCADLHRSKKYIQVDDPGIFSNAELYTVAVMDTALATQKALIAAQSLGLGGVIVGGIRNDMKAVHDMFKLPNLVAPLFLLCLGYPDQSPELKPRLPKDIIHKIDYYDEHKDSKLIEEYDEIMKEYYSKRSSNQVRESWTTSCEKAFSKSSRNSTGIFLRSIGFLNR, encoded by the coding sequence ATGAAACTGTGTAAAAATTTTGCAAAGGAGTTGATTACAATTAGCAATACTACCATAGAATTGCTTAAAAATCACGTTTCTATTAGGAAATTTAAAGATAAGGATATAGACAAAAATATGATTGATACCATAATCGAATGTGCGCAGATGGCACCTACATCTAATAATCTTCAAACCTATACAATAATCGAAGTTAGAGATAAGAAGAAAAAAGAAGATTTATCTAAAATAGCTGGAAACCAGCCTTGGGTAGCTGAAGCACCAGTAGTTTTGTTGTTCTGTGCTGATTTACATAGGAGTAAAAAGTATATCCAGGTTGACGACCCGGGAATATTTAGTAATGCTGAATTATATACGGTAGCTGTTATGGATACAGCATTGGCAACCCAGAAAGCTTTAATAGCTGCTCAAAGTTTAGGATTAGGTGGAGTTATTGTAGGAGGTATAAGAAATGATATGAAGGCAGTTCATGATATGTTTAAATTGCCAAATTTAGTTGCACCATTATTCCTACTATGCTTAGGATATCCAGACCAAAGCCCAGAATTAAAACCAAGGCTGCCAAAGGACATAATTCATAAAATAGATTATTACGATGAACATAAGGATAGCAAATTAATAGAAGAATATGATGAGATAATGAAAGAATACTATAGTAAAAGATCAAGTAATCAAGTTAGGGAAAGTTGGACAACAAGTTGTGAAAAAGCCTTCTCTAAAAGTAGCAGGAATTCCACTGGAATATTCTTAAGAAGTATAGGATTTCTAAATAGATAA
- a CDS encoding ABC transporter permease, translating to MIENRIRRVISFVSPTLIPILFIIFWELFARKVGNNAVIPQVTTVAKHFININEDVIGIGSIPKNILYSLVRVFIGYALAIIAGLPLGLLMGYSRRVKGAFNLFISLFQPVPAIAWRPLVLGWFGVTSIATLFNLDYGPAYAIMDNFKLSMIFLIFLSAFFPIWGNTMFGVSNVQEVLVESAQVLGASKKDIFFHILLPGAGPNIINGLKSGLTASWSCLVAAEMLPGSMSGLGYLISHAYELTRMDLIVAGIICIGVIGALFDGIYSYISNKYFSWQRLVR from the coding sequence ATGATAGAGAATAGAATTAGAAGAGTAATATCTTTTGTGTCGCCAACTCTTATTCCTATTCTATTTATAATATTTTGGGAATTATTTGCTAGAAAAGTTGGTAATAATGCTGTTATTCCTCAAGTAACAACAGTAGCTAAACATTTTATAAATATTAATGAAGATGTAATAGGTATAGGAAGTATTCCAAAGAATATCTTATATAGCTTAGTTAGAGTCTTTATTGGATATGCTTTAGCAATTATTGCTGGACTACCCTTGGGATTACTAATGGGATATTCTAGGAGAGTTAAAGGAGCCTTTAATCTATTTATAAGCTTATTTCAACCAGTACCAGCAATTGCATGGAGGCCGCTGGTGTTAGGTTGGTTTGGAGTAACGAGTATTGCTACGTTATTTAACTTAGACTATGGGCCAGCTTATGCAATTATGGACAACTTTAAGTTATCTATGATATTTTTGATATTTTTAAGTGCATTTTTCCCCATTTGGGGGAATACAATGTTTGGAGTAAGCAATGTTCAAGAAGTATTAGTAGAAAGTGCTCAAGTTTTAGGAGCATCAAAAAAAGATATATTTTTTCACATATTGTTGCCTGGTGCAGGGCCTAATATTATTAATGGATTAAAATCTGGATTAACAGCGTCTTGGAGTTGTTTAGTTGCTGCGGAGATGCTTCCAGGTAGTATGAGCGGCCTTGGTTACTTAATTTCTCATGCATATGAACTTACCAGAATGGATTTAATAGTAGCAGGAATAATATGTATTGGAGTTATTGGTGCATTATTTGATGGGATATATAGTTATATATCGAATAAGTATTTTTCATGGCAAAGGCTAGTAAGGTGA
- a CDS encoding flavodoxin domain-containing protein, translated as MDKVAVVYKSKYGSTERYARWIVEELNADLYEHSQADLKKLLEYSTIIYGGGLYAGGIAGVSLITRNYNILKNKKIIVFTVGLVSTDNKEVFIPVIEKNFPIKEMRDNISFFHFRGGIDYKKLGIIHKTMMAMFKIVLSKRDSNELDLENKEFLATYGKKIDFSDRNTIKPLIQLFRC; from the coding sequence ATGGACAAGGTAGCTGTGGTATATAAATCCAAATATGGCAGCACAGAAAGGTATGCTCGATGGATAGTTGAAGAATTAAATGCAGATTTATATGAACATTCTCAAGCTGACCTTAAGAAACTACTAGAATACTCTACTATTATTTATGGAGGAGGGTTGTATGCCGGTGGAATTGCAGGAGTATCGCTAATAACCAGAAATTATAATATTCTAAAGAATAAAAAGATAATAGTCTTTACAGTAGGATTAGTTTCTACAGATAATAAGGAAGTTTTTATTCCAGTCATAGAGAAAAACTTTCCAATCAAGGAAATGAGAGATAATATTAGTTTTTTCCATTTTCGTGGAGGAATTGACTATAAAAAATTAGGAATTATACATAAAACTATGATGGCTATGTTTAAAATTGTGCTTTCAAAAAGGGATTCCAATGAATTGGATTTAGAAAATAAGGAATTCTTAGCTACTTATGGGAAAAAAATAGACTTTTCTGATAGGAATACTATAAAACCTTTAATTCAATTATTCAGATGTTAA
- a CDS encoding AzlC family ABC transporter permease, with the protein MIRDKNIKDKIKEAVIIGLPIVIGYFPIAMAFGLLSKNTSISFRDTNLLSLIVYAGASQFMALDLIGAGATWANIILYCD; encoded by the coding sequence ATGATAAGGGATAAAAATATTAAGGATAAGATAAAAGAAGCTGTAATAATAGGGCTTCCAATAGTCATAGGATATTTTCCCATAGCAATGGCCTTTGGATTATTATCTAAGAATACATCAATATCTTTTAGGGATACAAATCTATTATCTTTGATTGTTTATGCTGGAGCCAGTCAATTTATGGCTTTAGACTTGATAGGTGCAGGTGCAACGTGGGCTAATATTATCCTGTATTGTGATTAA
- the gloA gene encoding lactoylglutathione lyase: MKYKLLHTCIRVMDLEKSLKFYKEALGFRETKRMDFPEDEFTLVYLTDETGNYEIELTYNYNPEKPYEIGNGFSHIAVGVEDLEASRKRHKEMGYEITEIMGLPDRPLRFYFITDPDGYQVEVIRA; the protein is encoded by the coding sequence ATGAAATACAAACTACTTCATACATGTATAAGGGTAATGGATTTGGAAAAATCCCTAAAGTTTTATAAGGAAGCTTTAGGATTCAGAGAAACGAAAAGGATGGACTTTCCTGAAGATGAATTCACTCTAGTCTATCTAACCGATGAAACTGGTAATTATGAGATAGAACTAACTTACAACTATAATCCTGAAAAACCTTACGAAATCGGAAATGGTTTCAGTCACATAGCAGTGGGGGTGGAGGATTTAGAAGCCTCTAGGAAAAGACATAAGGAAATGGGCTATGAGATTACAGAGATTATGGGGTTACCTGATAGGCCCCTTAGATTTTATTTTATTACCGACCCTGATGGATACCAGGTAGAGGTTATAAGGGCTTAA
- the ald gene encoding alanine dehydrogenase, with amino-acid sequence MIIGVPKEIKEQENRVALTPAGVDAFVRAGHKVLVETNAGMGSGFTDEEYAALGAEIMPDASKVWEQADMILKVKEPLKSEYKYFRKDLIIFTYLHLAAEEELTKALMDSGAVAIAYETVQNPDGSLPLLTPMSEVAGRMAVQQGSIYLEKTRGGKGVLIDGVPGVPPAHVVVVGAGVVGTGAIRRAIGLGARVTVLDVNVNRLRYLGEVFMGRLETLYSNNYNIMQAVKTADLVVGAVLIPGAKAPKLITEEMVKQMEPGSVIVDVAIDQGGCVETIEHPTTHADPIFEKHGVIHYAVANIPGAVPRTSTFALTNVTLPYAVKIANKGWKQALIDDEPLRKGANVLDGKIVYKSVADAFNMPYTPVEEVLGI; translated from the coding sequence ATGATTATTGGTGTTCCAAAGGAAATTAAGGAACAGGAAAACCGAGTGGCCCTAACACCTGCTGGCGTAGATGCTTTCGTTAGAGCTGGACATAAAGTATTAGTAGAAACAAATGCAGGGATGGGTTCAGGTTTTACAGATGAAGAGTATGCTGCCTTAGGTGCTGAAATCATGCCTGATGCTTCTAAGGTTTGGGAACAGGCGGATATGATATTAAAAGTTAAAGAACCCCTTAAATCAGAATACAAATACTTCAGAAAAGACCTTATAATATTCACTTACTTACATTTGGCTGCAGAAGAAGAATTGACAAAGGCTTTAATGGATTCTGGTGCTGTAGCTATTGCTTATGAGACTGTACAAAATCCAGATGGTTCATTACCATTACTTACCCCTATGAGTGAAGTTGCTGGACGTATGGCAGTTCAACAGGGCTCAATTTATTTAGAAAAGACCCGTGGCGGAAAAGGTGTATTAATTGATGGCGTTCCAGGAGTACCTCCAGCCCATGTAGTTGTTGTTGGTGCTGGTGTAGTTGGTACTGGTGCTATTAGAAGAGCCATTGGCTTGGGTGCTAGAGTTACCGTACTTGATGTTAACGTAAATAGGCTTCGTTATCTAGGCGAAGTATTTATGGGAAGATTAGAAACCTTATATTCCAATAATTATAATATTATGCAAGCTGTTAAAACTGCAGATTTAGTAGTAGGTGCTGTTCTAATTCCTGGGGCTAAAGCGCCAAAATTGATTACAGAGGAAATGGTAAAACAAATGGAACCTGGCAGCGTAATAGTGGATGTGGCCATTGATCAAGGTGGTTGTGTTGAAACTATCGAACATCCAACTACTCATGCTGATCCTATTTTTGAAAAACATGGAGTAATTCACTATGCAGTTGCCAACATACCTGGTGCTGTTCCAAGAACATCTACTTTTGCACTAACCAACGTAACTTTACCTTATGCAGTTAAAATAGCTAATAAGGGTTGGAAACAAGCTTTAATAGATGATGAACCATTAAGAAAAGGCGCTAATGTACTAGATGGAAAGATTGTTTATAAGTCTGTAGCTGATGCTTTCAATATGCCATATACACCTGTAGAGGAAGTATTAGGCATTTAA
- a CDS encoding ABC transporter substrate-binding protein, which produces MKRILLLFLVAVLIVGASAGCTSKEASNDSDNVELANESGENKADKADVEIPEINVAWGKDLHTANPHMAFEASELFKNNPVHLRPITDSKLELVKDGEVIAIVNFILGGSGSENVTLMSQGHLDVAFSSSTAFMTGIDQGLDCSILCPIQSGGVSVVADIDAEYDTFEELIEYAKNIEKPILAGYHSAVSSPRIVLEYALREAGLKVTEDTSDFEADVIMIDLKGLNNLIPSLSSGQVELWAGPIPYPQNAEAQGVGKIISTLDELPGGKWVDFPCCTINVHNDLIRNHPEVVQALVEAATDIHNFAQNNREETAEVLAGFVGLDEEILRNNDTTYSTAITDHFINGMRVYYEAMTEMGKFSGEFAGKDFDEIKDMVFDFSFRENISGK; this is translated from the coding sequence ATGAAAAGAATTCTTTTGCTGTTTTTAGTAGCTGTGCTTATAGTTGGTGCATCTGCAGGTTGTACTAGCAAAGAAGCATCAAATGATAGTGATAATGTAGAATTAGCTAATGAATCTGGAGAAAATAAAGCAGATAAAGCTGATGTGGAAATTCCTGAAATAAATGTTGCTTGGGGGAAAGATTTACATACTGCAAATCCACATATGGCTTTTGAGGCATCAGAACTATTTAAAAATAACCCTGTACACTTAAGACCAATAACTGATAGCAAATTGGAATTGGTTAAAGATGGGGAAGTTATTGCAATTGTGAATTTCATTCTTGGTGGTAGTGGTTCTGAAAATGTAACGCTTATGTCGCAAGGGCATTTGGATGTTGCTTTTAGTTCTAGTACAGCTTTTATGACTGGTATTGACCAAGGTTTAGATTGTAGTATATTATGCCCTATTCAAAGTGGAGGAGTATCTGTAGTTGCAGATATTGATGCTGAATATGATACTTTTGAAGAATTAATTGAGTATGCAAAAAATATAGAAAAACCAATATTAGCTGGCTACCATTCTGCAGTAAGCAGTCCAAGAATTGTATTAGAATATGCATTGAGAGAAGCGGGTCTAAAGGTAACTGAAGATACTTCAGATTTTGAGGCAGATGTAATAATGATAGATTTAAAGGGCCTAAATAATTTAATACCTTCACTAAGCTCCGGACAAGTAGAGCTATGGGCAGGCCCTATTCCTTACCCTCAAAATGCTGAAGCTCAAGGCGTTGGTAAAATTATTTCAACTTTAGATGAATTGCCTGGAGGGAAATGGGTTGACTTCCCATGCTGTACTATTAATGTACACAATGATTTAATAAGGAATCATCCAGAAGTAGTACAAGCTTTGGTTGAAGCTGCTACAGATATTCATAATTTTGCTCAAAACAATAGGGAAGAGACAGCAGAGGTATTGGCTGGATTTGTAGGTCTTGATGAAGAAATACTAAGGAATAATGATACAACATATTCTACAGCAATAACTGATCATTTTATAAATGGTATGCGTGTATATTACGAAGCTATGACCGAGATGGGTAAATTTTCAGGTGAATTTGCAGGAAAGGATTTTGATGAAATCAAAGATATGGTATTTGATTTCTCTTTTAGAGAAAATATATCTGGTAAATAG